From Haloarcula sp. CBA1127, a single genomic window includes:
- a CDS encoding signal recognition particle protein Srp54, whose amino-acid sequence MVLDDLGSSLRGTLDDLRGKSRLSEEDIEDIVKEIQRSLLQADVDVGLVQDLSDSIETRALEEEPPAGTTPRDWVLRIVYEELVDLVGESTELPLEEQTIMLAGLYGSGKTTTAAKMAWWFSTKGLRPAIIQTDTDRPGAYDQSKEMAERAEVDFYGDPDEDDPVKIARDGLEATENADVRIVDTAGRDGLNEELIEQIERIEQEVQPDRDLLVLDAAMGQSAKSQAADFEAAIGIDGVVITKLDGTAKGGGALAAVNETDSTIAFLGSGETVKDIERFEPSGFISRLLGMGDLKQLTERVERAMEETQEGDEEDWDPEDMLEGQFTLKDMRKQMQTMNNMGPLDQVMDMIPGLGGGLMDQLPDDAMDVTQERMRDFDVIMDSMTEEELENPRVVGQSRTKRICRGSGKPEERVRELLQQHKQMEQMLKQFQGMGDGDMERMMKQMQQGGGGGGGGGMGGMGGGGMGPFGD is encoded by the coding sequence ATGGTACTCGACGATCTTGGGAGTTCGCTTCGGGGGACACTTGATGACCTCCGGGGGAAGTCCCGGCTCTCCGAGGAGGACATCGAGGACATCGTCAAGGAGATTCAGCGGTCGCTGTTGCAGGCCGACGTGGACGTCGGGCTCGTACAGGACCTCTCTGACAGCATCGAGACGCGCGCGCTGGAGGAGGAACCGCCGGCCGGGACGACCCCGCGCGATTGGGTCCTGCGGATCGTCTACGAGGAACTGGTCGACCTCGTCGGTGAGTCGACCGAACTCCCGCTAGAAGAGCAGACCATCATGCTCGCCGGCCTGTACGGGTCAGGGAAGACGACCACGGCCGCGAAGATGGCGTGGTGGTTCTCGACGAAAGGGCTCCGGCCGGCAATCATCCAGACCGACACGGACCGACCCGGCGCGTACGACCAGTCCAAGGAAATGGCCGAGCGCGCCGAGGTCGACTTCTACGGCGACCCCGACGAGGACGACCCGGTGAAGATCGCCCGTGACGGGCTGGAAGCGACGGAGAACGCGGACGTTCGCATCGTGGACACGGCGGGCCGTGACGGCCTGAACGAGGAACTCATCGAACAGATCGAGCGCATCGAGCAGGAGGTCCAGCCCGACCGGGACCTGCTCGTGCTGGACGCAGCGATGGGCCAGAGCGCCAAGAGCCAGGCCGCCGACTTCGAGGCGGCCATCGGCATCGACGGCGTCGTCATCACGAAGCTCGACGGGACGGCGAAAGGTGGGGGCGCGCTCGCAGCGGTCAACGAGACCGACTCTACCATCGCCTTCCTCGGCTCCGGGGAGACGGTCAAGGACATCGAGCGGTTCGAGCCCTCCGGGTTCATCTCCCGACTGCTCGGGATGGGCGACCTCAAACAGCTCACCGAGCGCGTCGAGCGCGCGATGGAGGAAACCCAGGAAGGCGACGAGGAGGACTGGGACCCCGAGGATATGCTGGAGGGGCAGTTCACTCTCAAGGATATGCGCAAGCAGATGCAGACGATGAACAACATGGGGCCGCTGGACCAGGTGATGGACATGATCCCCGGCCTGGGCGGCGGGCTGATGGACCAGCTCCCCGACGACGCGATGGACGTGACCCAGGAGCGGATGCGGGACTTCGACGTCATCATGGACTCGATGACCGAGGAGGAACTGGAGAACCCTCGTGTCGTCGGCCAGTCCCGCACCAAGCGCATCTGCCGCGGGTCCGGCAAGCCCGAGGAGCGGGTGCGTGAACTCCTCCAGCAGCACAAGCAGATGGAGCAGATGCTCAAGCAGTTCCAGGGAATGGGCGACGGCGACATGGAGCGGATGATGAAACAGATGCAGCAGGGCGGTGGCGGAGGCGGCGGTGGCGGTATGGGCGGTATGGGTGGCGGCGGTATGGGGCCGTTCGGCGACTAA
- a CDS encoding cupin domain-containing protein — MGYHQIDPESLSETEDYPCDRRGISDAAELHALHAATYQIAPGEDLSRAYHYHETREELFYVLDGTLHVKTPDGEYVVSADEVFVAEPESPHRAHNPGDADESVTVLGVGAPPTDIARPYDPDT, encoded by the coding sequence ATGGGCTATCACCAGATCGATCCCGAGTCGCTGTCGGAAACGGAGGACTACCCCTGTGACCGGCGCGGCATCTCCGACGCCGCCGAACTCCACGCGCTCCACGCGGCCACCTACCAAATAGCGCCCGGTGAGGACCTCTCGCGGGCCTATCACTACCACGAGACGCGCGAGGAACTGTTCTACGTACTCGACGGCACGCTTCACGTCAAAACGCCCGACGGGGAGTACGTCGTCTCGGCCGACGAGGTATTCGTCGCCGAACCGGAGAGCCCACACCGGGCACACAACCCCGGCGACGCCGACGAGTCCGTTACTGTGCTTGGCGTCGGCGCGCCGCCGACCGACATCGCGCGCCCGTACGACCCCGACACGTAG
- a CDS encoding bifunctional 4-hydroxy-2-oxoglutarate aldolase/2-dehydro-3-deoxy-phosphogluconate aldolase produces MTSKQAVQQELVDSGVTAVLRGIPEEKMVDVATAVHEGGVTALELTADAKRCSDMIAAVDKALDDTDAIIGAGTVMDAAAARNVIEAGAEFVLAPNLNEDVIDVCNREGVLAIPGVMTPTEAADAMEAGADILKMFPAKTVGPAHIGALQGPLGDVPIMPTGGVSTDNVDEFFDAGAVAVGAGSALVNYEAIENDDMDGVREQAAAFVDAVEAARE; encoded by the coding sequence ATGACGAGCAAACAGGCGGTACAACAGGAACTGGTCGACAGCGGCGTTACGGCGGTCCTGCGCGGGATTCCCGAGGAGAAGATGGTCGACGTGGCGACAGCCGTCCACGAGGGCGGCGTCACAGCACTGGAACTGACGGCGGATGCGAAGCGCTGCTCGGACATGATCGCCGCCGTCGACAAGGCGCTCGACGACACCGACGCCATCATCGGGGCCGGCACGGTCATGGACGCCGCCGCCGCCCGCAACGTCATCGAGGCCGGCGCGGAGTTCGTCCTCGCGCCGAACCTCAACGAGGACGTCATCGACGTGTGCAACCGTGAGGGCGTCCTCGCTATCCCGGGCGTCATGACGCCGACGGAGGCCGCCGACGCGATGGAAGCGGGCGCGGACATCCTGAAGATGTTCCCGGCGAAAACGGTCGGCCCGGCCCACATCGGCGCGCTGCAGGGTCCGCTCGGCGACGTCCCGATTATGCCGACTGGTGGTGTCTCGACCGATAACGTCGACGAGTTCTTCGATGCCGGCGCGGTCGCCGTTGGCGCAGGCTCGGCGCTGGTCAACTACGAAGCAATCGAGAACGACGACATGGACGGCGTCCGCGAACAGGCCGCGGCGTTCGTCGACGCCGTCGAGGCCGCCCGAGAGTAG